A genomic segment from Desulfonatronum lacustre DSM 10312 encodes:
- a CDS encoding respiratory chain complex I subunit 1 family protein, with protein MTSAQVFLALIAGLFLAPLAVGVLTGVDRRVTARLQSRIGPPILQPFYDIAKLLGKEPMLANHWLAFCSLLYLAGAVTSVILFFLQADLLLIFFVQAVGSVFLVIGAMTVPSPYSQIGAHRELLQIIAYEPLLILVIVGIFLTTGSFKIEAVYAMEQPLLFKLPLLFLVLGIALTIKLRKSPFDISASHHAHQEIVRGVYTEYSGPYLAIVEIAHWFEIVLILGLLSLFWSTSVVGLVLLLGITYFVEILVDNTTSRMTWRWMLGTAWITGIMFSLINLLWLYYG; from the coding sequence ATGACAAGCGCTCAAGTTTTTCTGGCATTGATCGCGGGACTTTTCCTGGCGCCCCTGGCCGTCGGCGTGCTTACCGGCGTGGACAGAAGGGTCACGGCTCGGTTGCAGTCTCGAATTGGACCTCCCATTTTGCAGCCCTTTTACGACATCGCGAAACTGCTGGGCAAGGAGCCCATGCTCGCCAACCATTGGCTGGCCTTCTGCTCCCTGCTGTATCTGGCCGGAGCCGTGACGTCCGTGATTTTGTTCTTCCTGCAGGCGGACCTGTTGCTGATCTTCTTCGTCCAGGCCGTGGGGTCGGTCTTTCTGGTGATCGGCGCGATGACCGTTCCATCGCCGTACAGCCAGATCGGCGCACACCGGGAACTGCTCCAGATCATCGCGTATGAGCCGTTGTTGATCCTGGTCATCGTCGGCATTTTCCTGACCACCGGCAGCTTCAAGATCGAGGCCGTGTACGCCATGGAGCAGCCGTTGCTGTTCAAATTGCCCCTGCTGTTCCTCGTGCTGGGCATCGCGTTGACCATTAAACTGCGTAAATCCCCCTTTGACATTTCCGCGTCGCACCATGCGCACCAGGAAATCGTCCGAGGCGTGTACACCGAATATTCAGGTCCGTATCTGGCCATCGTGGAGATCGCCCACTGGTTCGAGATCGTCCTGATCCTCGGCCTGCTTTCCCTGTTTTGGTCCACCAGCGTCGTCGGCTTGGTGCTGCTCCTGGGTATCACCTATTTCGTGGAAATCCTGGTCGACAATACCACTTCCCGGATGACGTGGCGTTGGATGCTCGGGACCGCCTGGATAACAGGCATTATGTTTTCCCTGATTAACCTGCTTTGGCTGTATTACGGGTAG